From the genome of Fusobacterium varium, one region includes:
- the hgdC_1 gene encoding 2-hydroxyglutaryl-CoA dehydratase component A: MREFYIGIDVGSTTVKIVCLDEKDNIIYSIYQRHLSNVRETTKKIFDEFLEYIKNNFGEDIRYKINITGSSGMGISSWIGIDFVQEVIACIKSIETIIPETDVAIELGGEDAKITFLKNDMDQRMNGSCAGGTGAFIDQIASLLDTDASGLNELAKGFDSIYPIAARCGVFAKTDIQPLINEGVRKENIAVSVFQAVVNQTITGLACGKKITGKVAFLGGPLFFLSELRNRFIDTLKLAPEDVIFPENSQLFVAQGAALLSKENEAVFSYEELKTKVERLNEKDTSDTSRLQPLFENEDELNEFLERHEKEKIETRDLDTYEGNAYLGIDAGSTTIKVVLISEEKEILFSHYSHNKGNPLDNIIATLKELYSKMNKNIIIKSSCVTGYGETLIKAALRVDIGIVETMAHYKGSQFFQPDVDFILDIGGQDMKCLKIQDGIITSILLNEACSSGCGSFLETFAHSLGMNILEFAKLGMESKSPADLGTRCTVFMNSKVKQAQKDGVEVADISAGLSYSVVKNTLFKVIKIKNKDELGKNIVVQGGTFLNNSVLRAFELVSERNVIRPNVAGLMGAFGAALIAMEQAGESSSIMTLDELNNFSCTTNLTRCKLCNNHCLLTIHKFKNGENFISGNRCDNPLGKMKKNTAPNMFDYKYNRLFNYTPLEPSKATRGEIGIPRVLNFYDSYPFWFTLLTNLGFRVVLSDDSSKKLYEKGIDTISSDSICYPAKLVHGHIINLIEKGVKRIFYPCVIFEEKEDEKSSNQFNCPIVMSYPEVINNNMDILKEKHIDLILPFFSFESKEILYKTVFEEFERFGVSKSETKIAVDAAWEEKYNFRKDMRNKALEIIDELEKTGKTGVVLCGRPYHCDKEIHHGIPNIINSFGIAVLTGDAVASLASLDEELRVIDQWTYHSRLYRAAAYVGKSNCLELIELNSFSCGIDAVTTDQVEEILANHGKVHTLLKIDEISNLGAVKIRIRSLLAALDYKKNVLRSSIKKKIEYKRAQFTKKMKKEYTILAPQMAPMHFKLLKTAFKAEGYNLEVLDETQEALDCGLQYVNNDACYPSILVIGELIAALKSGKYDLDKTAVMISQTGGSCRATNYLGFLKKAIKDSGFEKIPILSLNASGFEKQEGFSITLPFAHKCLIAVSYGDILMKLLYHVRPYEKIKGSTFELYEKWNEKVKENIQNGKFSQFKNNINAIVNDFSKIEVSNEKKIKVGIVGEILVKFSPFANNNLAEFIEAEGGEVYTSSLMSFIKYCIYSDIFITERFKGKIAALKLKATLWVIDQYTKVLNNALQKNSKFEHEDSIQDLAKKTSQYISIGNQSGEGWFLMGEMIEFIEKGVPNIVCVQPFGCLPNHITGKGMIKKLRSEYSHVNIAPIDYDPAYSEVNQLNRIKLMLSVARKNLKNS, from the coding sequence ATGAGAGAATTTTACATAGGAATAGATGTTGGTTCCACTACTGTAAAAATAGTATGTCTTGATGAAAAAGATAATATTATTTATTCAATTTATCAAAGACATCTATCTAATGTTAGAGAAACAACTAAAAAAATATTTGATGAATTTTTGGAATATATAAAAAATAATTTTGGTGAAGATATAAGATACAAAATAAATATTACTGGTTCCAGTGGAATGGGGATATCTTCATGGATAGGAATAGATTTTGTACAGGAAGTTATTGCTTGTATAAAATCTATTGAAACAATTATTCCAGAAACTGATGTAGCTATTGAACTCGGTGGGGAAGATGCAAAAATAACTTTTCTAAAAAATGATATGGATCAAAGAATGAATGGAAGCTGTGCTGGTGGAACAGGAGCATTTATCGATCAAATAGCTAGTCTTTTAGATACAGATGCTTCAGGTCTTAATGAACTTGCAAAAGGATTTGATTCTATATATCCAATAGCTGCCAGATGTGGAGTATTTGCAAAAACTGATATACAACCCCTCATCAACGAGGGAGTTAGAAAAGAAAATATAGCTGTATCTGTATTTCAAGCTGTAGTTAACCAAACTATAACTGGTCTTGCTTGTGGTAAAAAAATTACAGGAAAGGTAGCTTTTTTAGGAGGTCCTCTTTTCTTTTTAAGTGAGCTTAGAAATAGATTTATTGATACATTAAAATTAGCCCCTGAAGATGTAATTTTTCCTGAAAACTCACAACTTTTTGTTGCTCAGGGAGCTGCTTTGCTATCTAAAGAAAATGAAGCTGTATTTTCTTATGAAGAGCTTAAAACTAAAGTAGAGCGCCTTAATGAAAAAGATACTTCTGATACTTCAAGATTACAGCCATTATTTGAAAACGAAGATGAACTGAATGAATTTCTTGAAAGACACGAAAAGGAAAAAATAGAAACAAGAGATTTGGATACTTATGAAGGAAATGCTTACCTTGGAATAGATGCAGGTTCCACTACAATTAAAGTAGTTCTTATTTCAGAAGAAAAAGAGATACTATTCTCACATTATTCCCATAATAAGGGAAATCCACTTGATAATATTATTGCTACACTTAAAGAACTATACTCAAAAATGAATAAAAACATTATTATTAAAAGTTCATGTGTAACTGGATATGGAGAAACTCTAATCAAAGCAGCATTGAGAGTCGATATTGGTATAGTTGAAACTATGGCACACTATAAAGGTTCTCAATTTTTTCAGCCAGATGTTGATTTTATACTTGATATTGGTGGGCAGGATATGAAATGCCTAAAAATACAAGATGGTATTATTACTTCCATTCTTTTGAATGAAGCTTGTTCTTCTGGGTGTGGATCATTCCTTGAAACTTTTGCTCATTCCCTCGGAATGAATATTTTAGAGTTTGCTAAATTGGGAATGGAATCTAAATCTCCAGCTGATCTTGGTACTAGATGTACTGTATTTATGAATTCAAAAGTTAAACAGGCTCAAAAAGATGGAGTAGAAGTGGCTGATATCTCTGCTGGACTTTCTTACTCTGTTGTTAAAAATACACTTTTTAAAGTTATAAAAATTAAAAATAAAGATGAATTAGGAAAAAATATAGTTGTTCAAGGAGGAACTTTCCTTAATAATTCTGTATTAAGAGCTTTTGAGTTAGTTTCAGAAAGAAATGTAATCAGACCTAATGTTGCTGGACTTATGGGAGCTTTTGGAGCTGCCCTTATAGCAATGGAACAGGCTGGAGAAAGTTCATCTATTATGACTCTTGATGAGTTAAATAATTTCAGCTGTACTACAAACCTTACTAGATGTAAGCTTTGTAATAATCATTGTTTATTGACTATCCATAAATTTAAGAATGGGGAAAATTTCATATCTGGTAACAGATGTGATAACCCTCTTGGAAAAATGAAGAAAAATACAGCACCTAATATGTTTGATTATAAATATAACAGATTATTTAACTATACACCTTTAGAACCTTCAAAAGCTACTAGAGGAGAAATTGGTATTCCTAGAGTCTTGAATTTCTATGACTCATATCCATTTTGGTTTACTTTATTGACTAATCTTGGATTTAGAGTAGTTTTATCAGATGATTCATCTAAAAAATTATATGAAAAGGGAATTGATACTATATCTTCTGATTCTATATGTTATCCTGCAAAACTTGTTCATGGACATATTATAAATCTTATAGAAAAAGGTGTAAAAAGAATTTTTTATCCTTGTGTCATATTTGAAGAAAAAGAGGATGAAAAATCTTCTAATCAATTTAATTGTCCTATTGTTATGTCTTATCCAGAAGTTATTAATAACAATATGGATATTTTAAAAGAAAAACATATAGATTTAATATTGCCATTTTTCTCATTTGAAAGTAAAGAAATACTTTATAAGACTGTATTTGAAGAGTTTGAAAGATTTGGAGTATCAAAATCTGAAACTAAAATAGCTGTAGATGCTGCATGGGAAGAAAAATATAATTTCAGAAAAGATATGAGAAATAAAGCTCTCGAAATAATTGATGAACTGGAAAAAACTGGAAAAACTGGAGTGGTACTTTGTGGAAGACCTTATCATTGTGATAAAGAAATCCATCATGGTATCCCTAATATAATAAATTCTTTTGGAATAGCTGTTCTTACAGGAGATGCTGTTGCCAGCCTTGCTTCTTTAGATGAAGAATTAAGGGTAATAGATCAATGGACATATCACTCAAGGTTATACAGAGCTGCTGCTTATGTAGGAAAAAGTAATTGCCTTGAACTTATAGAATTGAATAGTTTTAGTTGTGGTATAGATGCTGTAACTACAGATCAAGTTGAAGAAATCTTGGCTAATCATGGAAAAGTACATACCCTTTTAAAAATAGATGAGATAAGTAATCTTGGAGCTGTAAAAATAAGAATAAGAAGTCTTTTAGCTGCTTTAGATTATAAGAAAAATGTTCTTAGATCATCTATTAAAAAGAAAATAGAATACAAACGTGCTCAATTTACAAAAAAAATGAAAAAAGAATATACTATTCTTGCTCCACAAATGGCACCTATGCATTTTAAATTGCTAAAAACTGCATTCAAAGCTGAAGGATATAATCTTGAAGTACTAGATGAAACTCAAGAGGCATTAGATTGTGGACTTCAATATGTTAATAATGATGCATGTTATCCATCAATATTGGTCATTGGAGAACTCATTGCTGCTTTAAAATCAGGAAAATATGATCTTGATAAAACTGCTGTTATGATTTCACAAACTGGTGGAAGTTGCCGTGCTACTAACTATTTAGGATTCTTAAAAAAAGCTATAAAAGACAGTGGCTTTGAAAAAATTCCTATCCTTTCTTTAAATGCAAGTGGTTTTGAAAAACAGGAAGGTTTCTCTATAACTCTTCCTTTTGCTCACAAATGCCTGATTGCTGTATCATATGGAGATATACTGATGAAACTTCTCTATCATGTACGTCCTTATGAAAAAATTAAAGGAAGCACTTTTGAATTATATGAAAAATGGAATGAAAAAGTTAAAGAAAATATACAAAATGGTAAGTTTTCTCAATTTAAAAATAACATAAATGCAATAGTAAATGACTTTTCTAAAATAGAAGTATCTAATGAAAAGAAAATAAAAGTAGGAATAGTTGGAGAAATACTTGTAAAATTTAGCCCTTTTGCTAATAATAATCTAGCTGAATTTATAGAAGCTGAAGGTGGAGAAGTTTATACTTCAAGTCTTATGAGTTTTATTAAATATTGTATATATAGTGATATATTTATAACAGAAAGATTTAAAGGCAAAATTGCAGCATTAAAATTAAAGGCAACACTTTGGGTAATAGATCAATATACAAAAGTTTTAAATAATGCTTTACAGAAAAATTCTAAGTTTGAACATGAAGACTCTATACAAGACCTTGCTAAAAAAACCTCTCAATATATATCAATAGGAAATCAATCTGGTGAAGGTTGGTTCCTCATGGGAGAAATGATAGAATTTATAGAAAAGGGAGTTCCTAATATTGTTTGTGTCCAACCCTTTGGTTGTCTTCCTAACCATATAACTGGAAAAGGTATGATTAAAAAATTAAGATCAGAGTATAGTCATGTCAATATAGCTCCAATTGACTATGATCCTGCTTACTCTGAAGTTAATCAATTAAATAGAATAAAACTTATGCTATCTGTTGCCAGAAAAAACCTAAAAAATTCTTAA
- the icsA gene encoding Outer membrane protein IcsA autotransporter precursor: MRNVGGYSTFRDGSNQLKTKNKKNIIQVGGDIADWSSNENNRYHLGIMAGYGFNHSKTESNKISYTSKGETEGFNLGVYGTYYANENDKSGFYTDTWLTYSWFDNEVHGEELEKEKYKSKGVTASIESGYSFKINNDDFHRKTYYIQPKAQIIYMGVNTDNHTEVNGTKVETKGEGNIQTRVGVRVYANHFNSADKNNSKEVQPFVETNWIHNSKDIKVSMDDVNNKIRGTKDIGEVKIGTEIKVNPNFNLWGNVSHQWGGSGYRDTKITIGLKYSF; encoded by the coding sequence GTGAGAAATGTTGGTGGATACAGTACATTTAGAGATGGTTCAAATCAATTAAAAACTAAAAATAAAAAGAACATAATTCAAGTAGGAGGAGATATTGCTGATTGGAGCAGTAATGAAAACAATCGTTATCATTTAGGTATTATGGCAGGATATGGGTTCAATCACAGCAAAACTGAGTCAAATAAAATATCTTATACTTCAAAGGGGGAAACAGAAGGTTTCAATCTTGGAGTCTATGGAACATACTATGCCAATGAAAATGATAAATCTGGATTCTATACAGATACATGGCTGACATACAGCTGGTTTGATAACGAAGTTCATGGTGAAGAGTTAGAAAAAGAAAAATATAAATCAAAAGGGGTTACAGCTTCAATTGAAAGTGGATATAGCTTTAAAATAAATAATGATGACTTTCACAGAAAAACATATTATATTCAGCCAAAGGCACAAATTATATATATGGGTGTTAATACTGATAACCATACTGAAGTCAATGGAACTAAAGTTGAAACTAAAGGGGAAGGAAATATTCAAACTCGTGTAGGAGTAAGAGTATATGCAAATCATTTCAACTCTGCAGACAAAAACAACAGCAAGGAGGTTCAACCTTTTGTTGAAACAAACTGGATTCATAACAGCAAAGATATCAAAGTATCTATGGACGATGTAAATAATAAAATAAGAGGCACAAAAGATATTGGAGAAGTAAAAATTGGAACAGAAATAAAAGTAAATCCTAATTTTAACCTTTGGGGAAATGTTTCTCATCAATGGGGAGGAAGTGGATATAGGGATACAAAAATTACTATAGGTTTGAAATATAGTTTTTAA
- a CDS encoding Soluble hydrogenase 42 kDa subunit, whose product MYKANYLMMTPGPTMVRENVLKARCSFFGNPDLDPNFFNFYDKLCKKTGKLFGAKKAQTIIMNGEGMLGLDTACASLTEPGDKVLVISNGIFGDGFKDLVETYGGEVTLLETDIKKTLDIDKLRIFLEKNKNFKYATIVHCDTPSGVLNNVEVICKILKSEGIMTVVDSVAAVGGVQLDVDGWGIDIALGGSQKVFSAPSGITIMTVSNDAWKAIESRKTPIASFYCNLSLWKNCVKEQLFPYTMPASDLIAFDVAIDNIYNEGIEKVRERHHTAAEYVRTRLMDMGVELYLKNGYSPTVTAFCLPEGYDCKEVSDYLLHNFEVMIAGSYSYLSNKVLRIGHMGENARFYRLDYTLKAIEKTLRILKK is encoded by the coding sequence TTGTATAAAGCAAATTATCTTATGATGACTCCTGGACCCACAATGGTAAGAGAAAATGTTTTAAAAGCTAGATGTAGCTTTTTTGGAAATCCTGATTTAGATCCTAATTTTTTTAATTTTTATGATAAATTATGTAAAAAAACTGGAAAATTATTTGGTGCTAAAAAAGCTCAGACTATTATAATGAATGGTGAAGGTATGCTTGGATTAGATACTGCTTGTGCCTCACTTACTGAACCTGGAGATAAAGTTCTTGTTATATCAAATGGTATCTTTGGAGATGGATTCAAAGATCTAGTAGAAACTTATGGTGGAGAAGTTACTCTACTTGAAACTGATATAAAAAAAACTCTTGATATTGATAAATTAAGAATATTTCTTGAAAAAAATAAAAATTTTAAATATGCTACTATAGTTCATTGTGACACTCCTTCTGGAGTACTTAATAACGTTGAAGTTATTTGTAAAATTTTAAAATCAGAAGGAATCATGACAGTAGTTGACAGCGTTGCTGCCGTAGGTGGAGTACAGTTAGATGTAGATGGCTGGGGAATTGATATTGCTTTAGGAGGTTCTCAAAAAGTTTTTTCTGCTCCTTCTGGAATTACAATAATGACAGTAAGCAATGATGCTTGGAAAGCTATTGAGAGCAGAAAAACTCCTATTGCTTCTTTTTACTGTAATTTATCTTTATGGAAAAATTGTGTAAAAGAACAGCTTTTTCCTTATACAATGCCTGCCAGTGATTTGATTGCTTTCGATGTTGCTATTGATAACATTTATAATGAGGGAATAGAAAAAGTTAGAGAAAGACACCACACAGCTGCTGAATATGTAAGAACTAGACTTATGGATATGGGAGTAGAACTTTACTTAAAAAATGGATATTCTCCAACTGTAACTGCTTTTTGCCTTCCAGAAGGATATGATTGCAAAGAGGTATCTGATTACCTTCTCCATAATTTTGAAGTAATGATAGCTGGTTCTTATTCTTATTTAAGTAATAAGGTCCTTAGAATAGGACATATGGGTGAAAATGCCCGTTTCTATAGATTGGATTATACTTTAAAAGCCATTGAAAAAACTTTAAGAATTCTAAAAAAATAA
- the pyrP gene encoding Uracil transporter — protein sequence MENNMEKIGSKTKLLLGAQHVLAMFGATVLVPFLTGLNPSIALIAAGAGTLIFHFCTKRIVPVFLGSSFAFIGALTLVLKEEGIGAVKGGVIAAGFIYLVMAYLVKIFGVEKIKSFFPPVVTGPIIMVIGLRMSPVALSMAGYANGKFDPKSLIIALVVIISMISITIMKKSFFRLVPILISVTLGYIVAMCMGLVSFEPIAQANWIGLSSEAANDLFTLPNFSVSGVLAIAPIALVVFIEHIGDITTNGAVVGKDFFKNPGIHRTLMGDGVATIVAGLLGGPANTTYGENTGVLAVTKVYDPSILRIAACYAIVLGLLGKFGVILQTIPAPVMGGVSIILFGMISSVGARTLVDAGLDFSNSRNLIIASLIFVFGIAVDNIVIWKTVSLSGLALAAFAGVVLNKVLPLDREVMINKKID from the coding sequence ATGGAAAATAACATGGAAAAAATAGGAAGTAAAACTAAGCTCTTGTTGGGAGCACAACATGTACTTGCAATGTTTGGAGCAACAGTTTTAGTTCCTTTTTTAACTGGGCTAAATCCTTCAATTGCACTTATAGCAGCAGGAGCAGGGACACTAATATTTCACTTTTGCACAAAAAGGATAGTACCAGTATTTTTAGGTTCATCTTTTGCATTTATAGGAGCTTTGACTTTGGTGTTAAAAGAGGAAGGAATAGGAGCTGTAAAAGGTGGAGTTATAGCAGCAGGATTTATTTATTTGGTAATGGCTTATTTGGTAAAAATTTTTGGAGTAGAAAAAATAAAATCTTTTTTTCCACCAGTAGTAACAGGACCAATTATAATGGTAATAGGTCTTAGAATGAGTCCAGTAGCTTTAAGTATGGCAGGATATGCAAATGGAAAGTTTGATCCTAAAAGTTTGATAATAGCTCTAGTAGTTATTATTTCTATGATTAGTATTACAATAATGAAAAAGTCTTTTTTCAGACTTGTTCCAATCTTAATATCTGTAACATTAGGATACATAGTGGCTATGTGTATGGGGCTTGTAAGCTTTGAACCAATAGCACAGGCAAATTGGATAGGACTTTCATCAGAAGCAGCAAATGATTTATTTACATTACCTAATTTTTCTGTAAGTGGGGTACTTGCAATAGCTCCTATAGCTTTAGTAGTTTTTATTGAACATATTGGAGATATTACAACAAATGGTGCTGTTGTAGGAAAAGATTTCTTTAAAAATCCTGGAATCCATAGAACACTTATGGGAGATGGAGTTGCTACAATAGTGGCAGGACTTTTAGGAGGACCAGCAAATACTACTTATGGAGAGAATACAGGAGTTCTTGCAGTAACTAAAGTTTATGATCCTTCAATTTTAAGAATAGCAGCATGTTATGCAATTGTTTTAGGACTTTTAGGAAAATTTGGAGTAATTCTTCAAACTATACCTGCTCCAGTAATGGGAGGAGTTTCAATAATATTATTTGGAATGATTTCATCAGTAGGAGCTAGAACACTTGTAGATGCAGGATTAGATTTTTCTAATTCGAGAAATCTTATTATAGCATCATTAATATTTGTATTTGGAATAGCAGTAGATAATATTGTTATATGGAAAACAGTTTCTCTTTCTGGATTAGCTCTTGCAGCTTTTGCAGGAGTGGTTCTAAACAAAGTTCTTCCATTAGATAGAGAAGTTATGATAAATAAAAAGATAGACTAA
- a CDS encoding ACT domain-containing protein, whose amino-acid sequence MIAAFFDIDGTIYRNSLLTEHFKKLIKYELLDFREYDTRVKEAFKLWDERIGDYDKYLLGLTQTYVDAIKGLSTKYNDFVSDQVVELKGNRVYSYTRSMIKWHKEQGHKVIFISGSPDFLVSRMAKKWNADDFCGSIYHVENGVLSGKISPMWDSENKMKSIDMFCKKYSIDLMKSYAYGDTHGDYSMLLSVGHPRAINPSLELLNSIKESDYLKKNTEIIIERKDVIYKVHSDVETL is encoded by the coding sequence ATGATTGCAGCATTTTTTGATATTGATGGGACAATTTATAGAAATTCTCTTCTGACTGAGCATTTTAAAAAACTTATAAAATATGAATTGTTAGACTTCAGAGAATATGACACAAGGGTAAAAGAAGCTTTTAAACTCTGGGACGAGAGAATAGGAGATTATGACAAATATCTTCTTGGTCTTACACAAACTTATGTTGATGCTATAAAAGGACTTTCTACAAAGTATAATGATTTTGTATCAGATCAGGTAGTTGAATTAAAAGGAAATAGAGTTTATTCTTATACAAGAAGCATGATAAAATGGCATAAAGAACAGGGACATAAGGTTATTTTTATTTCTGGAAGTCCAGACTTTTTAGTATCTCGAATGGCTAAAAAATGGAATGCTGATGATTTTTGTGGTTCTATATATCATGTAGAAAATGGAGTTCTTTCTGGAAAAATTTCTCCAATGTGGGATTCAGAAAATAAAATGAAATCTATAGATATGTTCTGTAAAAAATATAGTATTGATTTAATGAAAAGTTATGCTTATGGGGATACTCATGGTGATTACAGTATGCTTCTTAGTGTTGGACATCCTAGGGCTATTAATCCTAGTCTTGAACTTTTAAATAGTATAAAAGAATCTGATTATTTGAAAAAAAATACTGAAATTATTATAGAAAGAAAAGATGTTATTTATAAAGTACATTCTGATGTGGAAACTTTATAA
- the thiN gene encoding Thiamine pyrophosphokinase, translating into MKTAYVFFNGQLEGSREFYIKLIDEKKGDIYCADGGANHLEALGIFPLEIWGDLDSVTKEIIEKYRNNNVRIKKFPKDKDYTDGELILQHISKLNYDEIIIIGGLGGRIDHLLTNLNLIFKFKNLKFVTEKERIFSIEKKAELTGLRGKTISFVPFSEKVEGLTLEGFKYPLNKYILHQGDSICMSNIAVDDICKVTFDTGKLMGIILNK; encoded by the coding sequence ATGAAAACAGCATATGTATTTTTTAATGGACAACTTGAAGGAAGTAGAGAATTTTATATAAAATTGATAGATGAAAAAAAAGGGGATATTTATTGTGCTGATGGTGGAGCCAATCATTTGGAGGCTTTAGGCATTTTTCCACTAGAAATATGGGGAGATCTTGATTCTGTAACAAAGGAAATTATAGAAAAATATCGTAATAATAATGTAAGAATAAAAAAGTTTCCTAAAGATAAAGATTATACAGATGGGGAATTAATATTGCAGCATATTTCAAAATTGAACTATGATGAAATTATTATAATCGGTGGATTAGGAGGAAGGATAGACCATTTACTGACAAATTTGAATCTTATATTTAAATTTAAAAATTTAAAATTTGTAACAGAAAAAGAAAGAATATTTTCCATTGAAAAAAAAGCTGAATTAACAGGACTAAGAGGAAAAACTATTTCTTTTGTTCCTTTTTCTGAAAAAGTTGAAGGACTTACATTAGAAGGTTTTAAATATCCACTAAACAAATATATTCTTCATCAAGGGGATTCTATCTGTATGAGCAATATAGCTGTAGATGATATATGCAAAGTGACTTTTGATACGGGAAAATTGATGGGAATAATATTAAATAAATAG
- a CDS encoding Endonuclease/Exonuclease/phosphatase family → MKYEKIKFIYIYFLLTVIIFAQEGYIASFNTLRLGKSQKDYTLTAQALEMFDIVGLVEVMDIEGAEKLVNALEKVSGEKWDYHISPFPVGKNSYKEYFAYVWKKDKVKFLKERGFYKDVEDKFARPPYGADFKIGKFDFTFVLVHSVFGKNESARRAEAFKMNEVYDYFQNMDLQENDIIIAGDFNLSGFDESFEKLLSHSDKIIYALSPVIKTTLGKKSLANSYDNMFLSTIYTKEFTGKSGALDFTQGQYKLMKDKISDHLPIFIVVEISEDDD, encoded by the coding sequence GTGAAATATGAAAAAATAAAATTTATTTATATATATTTTTTATTAACAGTGATAATTTTTGCTCAAGAAGGTTATATAGCATCTTTTAATACATTAAGACTTGGAAAAAGTCAGAAAGATTACACTTTGACAGCTCAGGCTCTTGAAATGTTTGATATAGTAGGACTTGTAGAAGTAATGGACATAGAAGGAGCAGAAAAACTTGTTAATGCTTTAGAGAAAGTATCTGGTGAAAAATGGGATTATCATATATCTCCATTTCCAGTAGGAAAGAATAGTTACAAAGAATATTTTGCTTATGTGTGGAAAAAAGATAAAGTAAAGTTTTTAAAAGAAAGAGGTTTTTATAAAGATGTAGAAGATAAATTTGCAAGACCTCCTTATGGAGCAGATTTTAAAATAGGAAAATTTGATTTTACATTTGTTCTTGTCCATTCAGTATTTGGTAAAAATGAGAGTGCACGAAGAGCAGAGGCTTTTAAAATGAATGAAGTATATGATTATTTTCAGAATATGGATTTGCAAGAAAATGATATTATTATTGCTGGAGATTTTAATCTTTCAGGATTTGATGAGTCATTTGAAAAATTACTTTCACATTCTGATAAAATAATATATGCTTTAAGTCCAGTAATAAAAACAACATTAGGGAAAAAAAGCTTGGCAAACTCTTATGATAATATGTTTTTATCAACAATATATACTAAAGAATTTACAGGGAAAAGTGGAGCTTTGGATTTCACTCAAGGACAATATAAACTTATGAAAGATAAAATATCAGATCATCTTCCTATATTTATAGTAGTAGAAATATCAGAAGATGACGATTAA
- a CDS encoding Chain length determinant protein, whose amino-acid sequence MNQLEKREYYEEDEIDIYELVDIIIKRKILVLAIFIICSLLGLGVAFFVRSLKQDTLALKFNINYAKLENNYFFAKSGLNFTKINVDNILITNKYVDEFFKLEKLNELYLEKIKEGNRNDYSRSKFLNDILKVSFNRDTNSYTVSVTMKKDQELQKDILNKYITIIESLINIQVDDEIENRYTFVESENRISREKLNKIEIISRKYLKKKK is encoded by the coding sequence ATGAATCAATTAGAAAAAAGAGAATACTATGAAGAAGATGAAATAGATATCTATGAACTAGTAGACATTATTATTAAAAGAAAAATACTAGTTTTAGCAATTTTTATTATCTGTTCTTTACTAGGACTAGGAGTTGCTTTTTTTGTCAGAAGCCTTAAACAAGATACCTTAGCATTAAAATTTAATATCAACTATGCTAAACTTGAAAATAATTATTTCTTTGCAAAATCTGGTTTAAATTTTACAAAAATAAATGTAGATAATATTCTGATTACTAATAAATATGTTGATGAATTCTTCAAACTGGAAAAATTGAATGAACTCTATTTAGAAAAAATAAAAGAAGGAAACAGAAATGATTATTCAAGATCTAAATTTTTAAATGATATTCTAAAAGTTTCGTTTAATAGAGATACTAACAGCTATACAGTATCAGTCACTATGAAAAAAGATCAGGAACTTCAAAAAGACATATTAAATAAATACATCACCATTATAGAATCCCTTATCAATATTCAGGTTGATGATGAAATAGAAAATAGATATACTTTTGTTGAATCTGAAAATAGAATTTCAAGAGAAAAACTTAACAAAATTGAAATCATATCAAGGAAATACTTGAAAAAGAAAAAATAA